GCTCTGGAAGCTGTGCGAAAAATCCGCCTCGAAGACCTCCGCCACGCCGCGCCTCATCATCGCGCCAGTCGAGGCGGCATGCATGCGGCTCTTCCCGCGTGACTTCTACAACGGCCTCGCACTTCGCCTTCGCACCGGCGAGGAGTACATGCCGGATATGCTCGTCGACCATCTGCTTTCGGTCGGCTATACGAAGGTCGACGTGGTGGAGATGCCCGGGCAGGTGACGCTGCGCGGCGGCATCCTCGACGTGTACTCGCCCGAGCAGGAACGCCCCGTCCGCATCGATTTCTTCGGCGACGAGATCGAGTCCATCCGCAAGTTCGATCCGGAGACACAGCGCTCCTCGTCACCGACGGATCACGTTCTTCTTCTGCCGCTTACCGAGTTCCCCATCACGGAAAAGATCCTCGCCGCCGTGAACGCCAGGCTGACTCGGTCGGGTTCGGCGGCCGGTGCGAACCTAGAAGGTGGTGAGCAACCGCGCGAGTTACAAACTCATGTAGCCACACGCAGCGGTGAGGCGACGATCTTTCCGGGATGGGAGTTCTTTGCACCCGTAGCCGGGGCTAATGGGACGCTGCTCGATCTGCTTGGGCCGACGACGCGCGTCTTCATCGAAGAGCCCGCGATGGTCAAGAACCAGGGCGAGCGCTGGTGGAACAAGGTCGAGCAGCGCCACGAGCGTGCCGGCATCGGAAACCTTATCCGCCCTGAGGACATCTACATCTCGCCATGGGCACTTGATGACCGCCTGCGCGATTTCAGCGGATGCGAGCTCGATCAGCTTGGCGCGGTCGATATCCTCGATGCGGATCGGTCAGACCTCTCCGAGGTCGACTTTCACACGCGGCCGACGCAGCGCTTTCATGGGTCGATCCCGACGCTGATCGAGGCCATCAAGGACCTTACCCTTGGCGATACGCGCGTTCTGTTGACCGCGCCGAATCAGGGCGAGGTCGAGCGGCTTGCGTCGCTTCTGCAGGAGTATGGCGTACCGTACCGGCTCGGCTCGCGCAACACGCAGCCCGGCTCGACGACGGTCTATTCGGAGTCGAGCTATCTTGGCGGCGATCTGCGCACGCCGGTCATCGTCAAGACGGCCATTGCGAACGGCGTGCAGGTGCTCGACCTTGATAAGGCGACGGCTCGGCAGATCGTTCTCTTCGGCGCGCAGGATCTTACCGACGACGCCGATGTCGCGCCGCGTGTTACTCGCCGTACGAAGTCCAAGACATCAGCGTTTATCTCCGACTTCCGCGACTTAGCCGTCGGCGATTACGTTGTGCACGTCGAGCATGGCATTGCACGCTACTGCGGTCTGCGTGTGCTCGATGAAGACCCCGCCGCCACACCGCTCGAGCTGATGATTCTTGAGTTCGCGGATGAAGCGAAGCTCTATGTTCCGCTGACGCGACTGGATCTTATCCAGAAGTATCGGAGCACCGATACTGGACCTGCACCGCAGCTCAACAAGCTCGGCAACCCCGCGTGGCAGAAGACCAAGGCGCGGGTCAAGAAGGCCATGGCCGACATGGCCGGCGAGTTACTCAAGCTGTACGCGCAGCGCAAAGCCGCGCAAGGAACGCCCTTCTCTCCCGACACCAACATGCAGCACGAGTTCGAAGACGCCTTCGACTTCACCGAGACCGACGACCAGCTCTCCGCCATCGCCGACATCAAGCGTGATATGGAATCGACCCAGCCCATGGACCGCCTGCTCTGCGGCGACGTTGGCTACGGCAAGACCGAAGTCGCCATGCGAGCCGCCTTCAAGGCCGTGCAGGATGGCAAGCAAGTGGCTGTGCTTGCGCCTACGACGGTCCTCAGCTTCCAGCACTTCGAGTCCTTCAAGAAGCGGTTCGCCAACTTCCCCGTGAACATCGACATGCTCTCCCGCTTTCGCACCGCGAAGGAGAAGGCCGAGGTGATGGAGAAGTGCGCGGAAGGCAAGATCGACATCCTCGTAGGCACCCACGCCATTCTCGGGCAGTCGCTCAAGTTCCAGGACCTCGGCCTGCTTATCGTCGACGAAGAGCAGCGCTTTGGCGTCAAGCACAAGGAGCGGCTCAAGCAGATGCGCGCGTCAATCGATGTCCTTGCGATGTCTGCAACGCCCATCCCGCGCACGCTGCACATGTCGCTCATTGGCCTGCGCGATATGTCGGTCATCGAGACGCCGCCGAAAGACCGCATGGCCATCCAGACCATCGTCGCCAAGTTCGACGAGAAGCTCATGCGCACGGCCATCGAGATGGAGTTAGAGCGTGGTGGCCAGACTTACTTCGTGCATAACCGCGTCGAGACCATCTACGAGTTAGCCTCAAAAATCCGCGAGTTAGTTCCGAGTGCACGCGTCGTCGTTGGCCATGGCCAGTTGCCGGAAGCCGAGCTCGAGCGCGTCATGCTCGCCTTCATGAACCACGAGTATGACGTGCTCTGCGCCACGTCGATCATCGAGAACGGCCTCGACATCCCACTCGCCAACACCATCATCATCAACCGCGCTGATCGGCATGGACTGAGCGAGTTATACCAACTCAGGGGACGCGTCGGACGCTCGAATCGCCGCGCTTATGCCTATCTTCTCATTCCACCCGAGACGGAACTCACCGAGATAGCACGCCGCAGGCTAGCCGCGCTTAAGGAGTTCTCTGACTTAGGCGCAGGCTTCAAGATCGCCGCGCTTGACCTTGAGCTAAGGGGTGCGGGTAACATGCTTGGCGGCGAGCAGTCCGGCCACATCGAGGCCATCGGCTTCGAGATGTATACGACGATGCTCGGTGAAGCGGTCGCCAAGCTCAAGGGCGAGGACGGCCCGACCGAGGAGACCGCGACCCTCAACCTCGGCATCTCGCTGCGCATCGACGCGACGTACATCCCGGAAGAGAACCAGCGCCTGCGTATGTACAAGAAGATCGCCGGAGCACCGGATGAGGCCACGCTCGAGGACGTTCGTGCCGAACTTGCCGACCGTTACGGGGACATTCCCGACTCCGTAAAGAACCTGCTGTCCGCGGGCGAGATCCGCATTCACTGTGAGCGCCTCGGCATTGCCTCGCTCGAGCGTAAGCGGACAGCCATTGACCTTCCGGCAGACCCCAAGGCTGCCGCGAAGCCCGCACCGACGATCAACGGTCGTCAAAGCATTCCCGGGCGCTACGGGCAGGCTCCCGTCCACAATCCGCTGCAGCACACCTACCGTGCGGTGGCCTCGCGGCCGGTTACGAACGCGACCATGGCCGTCCGCGCTACAGCGGGAGCACGCCCCGCGACGCCCGGGCAGGCGGGCTCGATCAAGCCCATGCGCGAGATGCTATACGTCAAGTTCACTGAGAGCACCCACGCCCCCGCTGAATCCGGGCGGCAGAAGATGGGCATCGACCCTGGCCTCTTGATGAAGCTCGTCAGCCGCAATACCAAGAACGGCGCGCAGTTCACGCCACAGGGTGTCCTGCGTTGGCCACTGACTTCAGCGAAAGCCGAAGACGTTCTTACTGAGACCCGCGCGCTGCTCAACTCCCTTGATCCTGCGTCGTGAGCGCACAGCCTGCACCGCCGCGAG
This genomic window from Granulicella sibirica contains:
- the mfd gene encoding transcription-repair coupling factor, giving the protein MVLPFVRDLLADLERSETFERVRRHLAAGSGRRRIAGLTFTARSLYLPSFVKAANGPCLILVADNKAAEALHLAVTAACELTGALAPESVLRLPGHDVLPFENLSPHPEIQEHRAATLWKLCEKSASKTSATPRLIIAPVEAACMRLFPRDFYNGLALRLRTGEEYMPDMLVDHLLSVGYTKVDVVEMPGQVTLRGGILDVYSPEQERPVRIDFFGDEIESIRKFDPETQRSSSPTDHVLLLPLTEFPITEKILAAVNARLTRSGSAAGANLEGGEQPRELQTHVATRSGEATIFPGWEFFAPVAGANGTLLDLLGPTTRVFIEEPAMVKNQGERWWNKVEQRHERAGIGNLIRPEDIYISPWALDDRLRDFSGCELDQLGAVDILDADRSDLSEVDFHTRPTQRFHGSIPTLIEAIKDLTLGDTRVLLTAPNQGEVERLASLLQEYGVPYRLGSRNTQPGSTTVYSESSYLGGDLRTPVIVKTAIANGVQVLDLDKATARQIVLFGAQDLTDDADVAPRVTRRTKSKTSAFISDFRDLAVGDYVVHVEHGIARYCGLRVLDEDPAATPLELMILEFADEAKLYVPLTRLDLIQKYRSTDTGPAPQLNKLGNPAWQKTKARVKKAMADMAGELLKLYAQRKAAQGTPFSPDTNMQHEFEDAFDFTETDDQLSAIADIKRDMESTQPMDRLLCGDVGYGKTEVAMRAAFKAVQDGKQVAVLAPTTVLSFQHFESFKKRFANFPVNIDMLSRFRTAKEKAEVMEKCAEGKIDILVGTHAILGQSLKFQDLGLLIVDEEQRFGVKHKERLKQMRASIDVLAMSATPIPRTLHMSLIGLRDMSVIETPPKDRMAIQTIVAKFDEKLMRTAIEMELERGGQTYFVHNRVETIYELASKIRELVPSARVVVGHGQLPEAELERVMLAFMNHEYDVLCATSIIENGLDIPLANTIIINRADRHGLSELYQLRGRVGRSNRRAYAYLLIPPETELTEIARRRLAALKEFSDLGAGFKIAALDLELRGAGNMLGGEQSGHIEAIGFEMYTTMLGEAVAKLKGEDGPTEETATLNLGISLRIDATYIPEENQRLRMYKKIAGAPDEATLEDVRAELADRYGDIPDSVKNLLSAGEIRIHCERLGIASLERKRTAIDLPADPKAAAKPAPTINGRQSIPGRYGQAPVHNPLQHTYRAVASRPVTNATMAVRATAGARPATPGQAGSIKPMREMLYVKFTESTHAPAESGRQKMGIDPGLLMKLVSRNTKNGAQFTPQGVLRWPLTSAKAEDVLTETRALLNSLDPAS